Proteins from one Salmo salar chromosome ssa07, Ssal_v3.1, whole genome shotgun sequence genomic window:
- the paqr9 gene encoding membrane progesterone receptor epsilon gives MAMTTKEQVLLRTEQVERVQPLNRDLLEPTNHQTVRPSPHPIMFLNCGQLLPPLLRHADVPARITESFILSGYRFPNYSLAQCLLSAFRPTNETGNFWTHFLPVFIFAFYFLEPFCLEGAPPTGDPFFYPLWNYFMGVLCLLMASSMAHLLNSMSLVIREVCFFVDYGTISAYTVGSSLAYYYYIHPRAGILELRIGRHNNTHQDPSSSSSSLSSAMPEFSVFFETLYIPSSCLVAIICVLACCNTRQRWRTYRYIIRTLVFLLPFLVASTPIFYRLLHSCPYLPTSSSFSSSSSMTQFFCRHCFWLVVSALFNISKIPERLSPGRFDIWGHSHQWFHVCTFLSILDELHMINGEVRAILLHPVLVVPPATPPHLPGPTLASTYGVMLVLQASIASIIAWFSWCANSIYKPQGDQLEKEFLTKRHLKCH, from the coding sequence ATGGCAATGACGACAAAAGAACAAGTGCTTTTAAGGACAGAGCAAGTAGAGCGTGTTCAACCCCTCAACAGAGATTTATTGGAGCCAACCAATCATCAAACAGTCCGTCCTTCTCCTCATCCAATCATGTTCTTGAATTGCGGCCAATTGCTCCCACCCCTGCTGCGGCACGCAGATGTCCCAGCCCGCATCACGGAGAGCTTCATCCTGTCCGGTTACCGCTTCCCCAACTACAGcctcgcccaatgcctgctctcagCCTTCCGGCCCACCAATGAGACCGGCAACTTCTGGACCCATTTCCTGCCAGTCTTCATCTTTGCCTTCTACTTCCTGGAGCCGTTCTGTTTGGAGGGCGCCCCGCCCACCGGCGACCCTTTCTTCTACCCGCTGTGGAACTACTTCATGGGGGTGTTGTGCCTGCTGATGGCTAGCAGCATGGCTCACCTCCTCAACTCCATGTCTCTGGTCATAAGGGAGGTGTGCTTTTTCGTGGATTATGGAACCATCAGTGCTTACACCGTCGGGTCTTCATTGGCCTATTACTACTATATCCACCCCAGGGCGGGGATCCTGGAATTGAGGATTGGGAGACACAACAACACCCACCAGGACCCTTCTTCGTCATCGTCATCATTGTCCTCGGCCATGCCAGAGTTCAGCGTGTTTTTCGAGACCTTATACATCCCCAGCTCCTGCCTGGTGGCCATCATCTGTGTCCTGGCCTGCTGCAACACCCGCCAACGCTGGAGGACCTACCGCTATATCATACGTACCCTGGTATTCCTCCTGCCCTTCCTGGTGGCCTCCACGCCCATCTTCTACCGCCTCCTCCACTCCTGCCCCTACCTCCcaacctcctcctctttctcctcctcctcctccatgaccCAGTTCTTCTGCCGACACTGTTTCTGGCTGGTGGTGTCAGCCCTGTTCAACATTAGCAAGATCCCTGAGCGACTGTCACCGGGTAGGTTTGATATCTGGGGGCATAGTCACCAGTGGTTCCACGTCTGCACCTTCCTGTCCATCCTTGATGAACTTCATATGATCAATGGGGAAGTGAGGGCTATACTCCTTCACCCAGTCCTGGTGGTCCCCCCAGCCACCCCTCCACACCTCCCCGGCCCCACCTTAGCCTCCACCTACGGGGTGATGCTGGTCCTCCAGGCCTCCATCGCCTCCATCATCGCCTGGTTCTCCTGGTGCGCCAACAGCATCTACAAACCCCAGGGAGACCAGTTGGAGAAAGAGTTCCTCACTAAAAGACATCTAAAGTGTCACTGA